The Vicinamibacteria bacterium genome includes a window with the following:
- a CDS encoding alpha/beta hydrolase — translation MIAILLVAISAAPPIQEKSVLLSDKKVHYLESGDPSAAPTVLLLHGARFSSETWRKLGTIERLTEAGHHVVAIDLPGYGSSERSPIATEEFLARLMDELGIANAAIVSPSMSGQFSFPLVVTSPERVAGFVPIAPAGIDRYLDRLEKVKVRTLVLWGDKDRIVPLEKSDALVVAIEGSRRVIFKDASHPCYLDRPEEFHNELLGFLGER, via the coding sequence ATGATCGCAATCCTGCTCGTCGCCATTTCCGCAGCACCGCCCATTCAAGAGAAGTCCGTCTTGTTGTCCGACAAGAAAGTCCACTACCTCGAGTCCGGCGACCCGTCGGCAGCGCCGACCGTCTTGCTCCTCCATGGGGCTCGATTCAGCTCGGAAACCTGGCGAAAGCTTGGAACCATCGAGCGCCTGACGGAAGCAGGGCATCACGTCGTCGCGATCGACCTGCCCGGTTATGGAAGCTCGGAGCGATCGCCCATCGCGACCGAAGAGTTCCTCGCGCGGCTCATGGACGAGCTCGGCATCGCCAATGCGGCGATCGTGTCCCCCTCGATGAGCGGGCAGTTCAGCTTTCCACTGGTCGTGACCTCACCCGAACGAGTGGCCGGTTTCGTTCCCATCGCGCCCGCGGGAATCGATCGATATCTCGACCGACTCGAGAAGGTGAAAGTCCGGACACTCGTACTCTGGGGAGACAAGGACCGCATCGTTCCACTCGAGAAATCCGATGCCCTGGTCGTCGCGATCGAGGGCAGCCGGCGTGTGATCTTCAAGGATGCCAGTCACCCCTGCTATCTGGATCGGCCCGAGGAGTTCCACAACGAGCTCCTGGGGTTTCTCGGGGAGCGCTAA